From one Rhodamnia argentea isolate NSW1041297 chromosome 1, ASM2092103v1, whole genome shotgun sequence genomic stretch:
- the LOC115743897 gene encoding glutathione synthetase, chloroplastic isoform X1 gives MGAVHSSSLALSTDPRFVPVTSTLPPCVSKVSKSKSNSSLFGRTRREDKILGPPVSIFTSTVAQNSIFSESLPLKCARFEMGTKNDEVAGKPTLGFVEIDQDLVDKMVYDALVWSSLHGLVVGDRNVKISGKVPGVGLVHAPFALLPISFPESHFREACELAPIFNELVDRVSLDGKFLQYSLSRTKKVDAFTSRLLDIHSKMMESNKKYEIRLGLHRSDYMLDEQTKSLLQIELNTISSSFPGLSCLVSELHRSLLNHYGETLGLDPRRIPANAAVSRYAEALAKAWIEFNNPKAAVLVVVQMEERNMYDQHWLCSVLRERHNVRSIRKTLAEIDAEAKLQPDGTLLVGGVPVAVIYFRAGYTPNDYPSESEWRARLLMEESAAIKCPSISYHLAGTKKIQQELAKPNVLERFLDNKEDIAKVRKCFAGLWSLEDPDIIGKAIESPELFVMKPQREGGGNNIYDGNVRETLLRLQREGTEEDAAYILMQRIFPTISPTTLIRDGICYKDHAVSELGVYGAYLRNKENLIVNEQCGYLMRTKTSSSNEGGVAAGFAVLDSLYLT, from the exons ATGGGAGCCGTTCATTCATCTTCTCTAGCTCTCTCCACTGACCCTCGTTTTGTCCCTGTGACTTCCACTCTTCCTCCTTGCGTATCCAAAGTGTCCAAATCCAAATCAAACTCTTCCCTTTTTGGCCGAACTCGGAGAGAAGATAAAATCCTAGGGCCACCCGTTTCGATATTCACGAGTACCGTTGCccaaaattcaatcttttccGAGTCTCTCCCTTTGAAGTGTGCGAGGTTCGAGATGGGGACCAAGAACGATGAAGTCGCAGGAAAACCCACGTTGGGTTTCGTCGAAATTGATCAGGATTTGGTTGATAAGATGGTTTATGACGCTCTTGTGTGGAGTTCTCTTCATGGGCTCGTCGTTGGCGACAGAAATGTTAAG ATATCGGGAAAAGTACCCGGTGTCGGTCTGGTGCATGCTCCGTTTGCTCTATTGCCCATCTCATTCCCGGAGAGTCATTTCAGAGAGGCTTGCGAATTGGCTCCTATTTTCAATGAGCTTGTTGATCGTGTGAGTTTGGACGGAAAGTTTTTACAATATTCATTATCCAG AACAAAGAAGGTGGATGCTTTCACCTCTCGACTCTTAGATATCCATTCCAAGATGATGGAATCTAATAAGAAATAT GAGATACGACTAGGTCTGCATCGATCAGATTATATGCTTGATGAACAGACCAAGTCACTGCTTCAGATAGAATTGAACACCATATCATCCTCATTTCCGGGTCTTAGCTGTCTTGTTAGTGAGCTTCACAG GTCCTTGCTCAACCATTATGGAGAAACTCTTGGGTTAGATCCCAGGAGGATTCCTGCCAATGCTGCTGTGAGTCGTTATGCAGAggccttggccaaagcttggATTGAGTTCAATAACCCGAA GGCCGCTGTTCTAGTTGTGGTTCAGATGGAGGAACGAAATATGTACGACCAGCACTGGCTTTGCTCTGTCTTGAGGGAAAG ACATAATGTGAGGTCTATTCGAAAGACCTTAGCAGAAATTGATGCAGAGGCGAAACTTCAGCCTGATGGCACGTTACTTGT AGGTGGAGTCCCTGTAGCAGTTATTTATTTTAGAGCTGGTTATACCCCAAATGATTATCCTTCAGAATCG GAGTGGAGAGCCAGGCTACTCATGGAAGAGTCGGCTGCTATTAAGTGCCCATCGATATCTTATCATTTAGCAGGCACCAAAAAGATTCAGCAAGAACTTGCAAAACCTAATGTACTTGAAAG GTTCCTTGACAACAAAGAAGACATTGCCAAGGTCCGGAAATGCTTCGCAGGGCTATGGAGCTTAGAAGACCCTGATATCATtggtaaagcaattgaaagcCCTGAGCTATTTGTCATGAAGCCCCAGAGGGAAGGGGGAG GGAACAACATCTACGATGGCAATGTGAGAGAAACCCTCTTGAGGCTGCAACGTGAAGGGACTGAGGAGGATGCTGCCTACATCCTTATGCAAAGAATTTTTCCGACCATTTCTCCCACAACTCTCATTCGTGATGGCATTTGTTATAAAGATCACGCCGTGTCAGAACTTGGGGTATATGGTGCTTATTTGAG GAACAAAGAGAATCTCATCGTAAACGAACAGTGTGGTTATTTAATGAGAACAAAGACATCGTCATCAAATGAAGGTGGAGTTGCTGCTGGATTCGCAGTTCTGGATAGCTTATACTTGACTTGA
- the LOC115743835 gene encoding LIM domain-containing protein A, with protein sequence MIMSFCKKGLYSFLGLTYFIDSNTTVAASVACPAAKTSPPASTTASLARGVGLTTATGDMRRLPNVLESSAVKSSSPAAAKEGDPDGNNSNVGMFLDDIGEVVDGLMSCTESLGFESSDERRVDGQMMMEDIESMSNKNCDGEGRHVGRTRTRWREESERRREKKFPPPLSSLNHKGQPSFFLRPVRRDGRLELTEVRLDRPEILRSSRQDGRLRLDFIRDEEEEEEEEEEEEEQGEQEELEYEEEQIVEEEEEDSDLCEAQDSGDSIEYWTSEDDGHDEERFEFEEEERVGDWRFHHHHHHQVSNEGFGRCHGLLNHHEHHHHHHPLHHHNNLHVWRQPCVTTR encoded by the coding sequence ATGATCATGAGCTTTTGCAAGAAAGGTCTCTACTCTTTTCTGGGCCTCACCTACTTCATTGATAGTAACACCACCGTGGCCGCCTCCGTCGCCTGCCCCGCCGCGAAAACGTCGCCTCCTGCCTCCACCACCGCCAGCTTGGCGAGAGGAGTCGGTCTCACGACGGCCACCGGGGACATGCGCCGCCTGCCGAACGTGTTGGAATCGTCCGCCGTCAAGTCGTCGTCGCCGGCGGCAGCGAAGGAGGGGGACCCAGATGGGAATAATAGTAATGTGGGGATGTTCTTGGATGACATAGGGGAGGTGGTTGATGGGTTGATGTCATGCACCGAGAGCCTAGGGTTTGAGAGCTCCGACGAGCGGAGGGTCGATGGCCAGATGATGATGGAGGACATAGAGAGCATGAGCAACAAGAACTGTGATGGTGAGGGGCGTCACGTGgggaggacgaggacgaggtgGAGGGAAGAGAgtgagaggaggagagagaagaagttcCCACCTCCATTGTCCTCCTTGAACCACAAGGGCCAACCTAGCTTCTTCCTCAGGCCTGTGAGGAGGGATGGGAGGTTGGAGCTGACCGAGGTGAGGCTCGATCGGCCCGAGATCCTCCGCTCCTCACGGCAGGATGGGCGACTGCGGTTGGACTTCATTagagacgaggaggaggaggaggaggaggaggaggaggaggaggaacaagGAGAACAAGAAGAATTGGAATATGAGGAGGAGCAAATagtagaagaagaggaggaggacagCGACCTCTGCGAGGCGCAGGATTCCGGCGATTCGATAGAGTACTGGACAAGCGAAGACGATGGTCACGACGAGGAGAGATTTGAgtttgaagaagaggaaagggTGGGCGACTGGAggtttcatcatcatcatcatcatcaagtgAGCAATGAAGGGTTTGGCAGATGCCACGGACTGTTGAACCACCAtgaacaccaccaccaccaccatccccTCCATCACCACAATAACTTACATGTGTGGAGGCAACCTTGTGTGACCACAAGGTGA
- the LOC115743900 gene encoding phosphoglycerate mutase-like protein AT74: MVHPQHSSLLPKRIILVRHGESEGNLSESAYTTTPDNKIPLTPQGIAQARLAGHQLRSLISGGGSAADWRVYFYVSPYERTRSTLREIGRSFSRGRVIGVREECRIREQDFGNFQVEERMRVVKEARERFGRFFFRFPEGESAADVFDRVSSFLESLWRDIDMNRLHIDPSHDLNLIIISHGLASRVFLMKWFKWTVEQFEHLNNLENCEFRVMQLGDGGEYSLAIHHTEEELRKWGLSSEMIADQKWRADARRGEWNEHCPWYLDAFFDVFAESDDNAGEGDDYACA; the protein is encoded by the exons ATGGTGCACCCGCAGCACAGCTCGCTGCTCCCGAAGCGCATAATCCTCGTCCGCCACGGCGAGTCGGAGGGCAACCTCTCGGAGTCGGCCTACACCACCACCCCGGACAACAAGATCCCCCTCACCCCGCAGGGGATCGCGCAGGCCCGCCTCGCCGGCCATCAGCTCCGCTCCCTGATCTCCGGCGGGGGGAGTGCAGCGGACTGGCGCGTCTACTTCTACGTGTCGCCGTACGAGCGGACCCGGTCGACGCTCCGCGAGATCGGGCGGTCGTTCAGCCGGGGCAGGGTGATCGGGGTGAGGGAGGAGTGCCGGATTCGAGAGCAGGACTTTGGGAATTTCCAGGTGGAAGAGAGGATGAGGGTGGTGAAGGAGGCCAGAGAGCGGTTCGGCCGGTTCTTCTTCCGGTTCCCAGAGGGCGAGTCGGCGGCCGATGTGTTCGATCGCGTTTCCA GTTTTCTGGAATCGTTATGGAGAGACATCGATATGAACAGGCTTCACATTGATCCTTCTCACGATCTGAATCTCATCATAATATCTCACGGATTGGCATCGCGTGTCTTCCTCATGAAATGGTTTAAGTGGACGGTTGAGCAATTCGAGCATCTCAACAATCTAGAGAATTGTGAGTTCCGTGTGATGCAGTTGGGGGACGGCGGAGAGTACAGCCTTGCCATCCATCACACAGAGGAAGAATTACGCAAGTGGGGCCTTTCCTCAGAGATGATTGCAGATCAGAAATGGCGAGCTGATGCGAGGAGGGGTGAATGGAACGAACACTGCCCTTGGTACCTCGACGCCTTTTTCGATGTATTCGCGGAATCGGATGATAATGCAGGAGAAGgggatgattatgcatgcgcaTAG
- the LOC115743901 gene encoding uncharacterized protein LOC115743901 produces the protein MAGPFAFRNLAPKTKNLVVAGGLTAFVFGVYFYTMRAVGGTDELQTAINKLEEQRSKQEA, from the coding sequence ATGGCGGGACCATTTGCATTCAGGAATCTCGCTCCCAAGACAAAGAACCTGGTCGTCGCGGGCGGTCTGACGGCATTCGTGTTTGGAGTGTACTTCTACACAATGAGAGCTGTCGGCGGTACGGATGAGCTCCAGACGGCCATCAATAAGCTTGAAGAGCAAAGAAGCAAGCAAGAAGCTTAG
- the LOC115743897 gene encoding glutathione synthetase, chloroplastic isoform X2 produces MGAVHSSSLALSTDPRFVPVTSTLPPCVSKVSKSKSNSSLFGRTRREDKILGPPVSIFTSTVAQNSIFSESLPLKCARFEMGTKNDEVAGKPTLGFVEIDQDLVDKMVYDALVWSSLHGLVVGDRNVKISGKVPGVGLVHAPFALLPISFPESHFREACELAPIFNELVDRVSLDGKFLQYSLSRTKKVDAFTSRLLDIHSKMMESNKKYEIRLGLHRSDYMLDEQTKSLLQIELNTISSSFPGLSCLVSELHRSLLNHYGETLGLDPRRIPANAAVSRYAEALAKAWIEFNNPKAAVLVVVQMEERNMYDQHWLCSVLRERYNVRSIRKTLAEIDAEAKLQPDGTLLVGGVPVAVIYFRAGYTPNDYPSESEWRARLLMEESAAIKFLDNKEDIAKVRKCFAGLWSLEDPDIIGKAIESPELFVMKPQREGGGNNIYDGNVRETLLRLQREGTEEDAAYILMQRIFPTISPTTLIRDGICYKDHAVSELGVYGAYLRNKENLIVNEQCGYLMRTKTSSSNEGGVAAGFAVLDSLYLT; encoded by the exons ATGGGAGCCGTTCATTCATCTTCTCTAGCTCTCTCCACTGACCCTCGTTTTGTCCCTGTGACTTCCACTCTTCCTCCTTGCGTATCCAAAGTGTCCAAATCCAAATCAAACTCTTCCCTTTTTGGCCGAACTCGGAGAGAAGATAAAATCCTAGGGCCACCCGTTTCGATATTCACGAGTACCGTTGCccaaaattcaatcttttccGAGTCTCTCCCTTTGAAGTGTGCGAGGTTCGAGATGGGGACCAAGAACGATGAAGTCGCAGGAAAACCCACGTTGGGTTTCGTCGAAATTGATCAGGATTTGGTTGATAAGATGGTTTATGACGCTCTTGTGTGGAGTTCTCTTCATGGGCTCGTCGTTGGCGACAGAAATGTTAAG ATATCGGGAAAAGTACCCGGTGTCGGTCTGGTGCATGCTCCGTTTGCTCTATTGCCCATCTCATTCCCGGAGAGTCATTTCAGAGAGGCTTGCGAATTGGCTCCTATTTTCAATGAGCTTGTTGATCGTGTGAGTTTGGACGGAAAGTTTTTACAATATTCATTATCCAG AACAAAGAAGGTGGATGCTTTCACCTCTCGACTCTTAGATATCCATTCCAAGATGATGGAATCTAATAAGAAATAT GAGATACGACTAGGTCTGCATCGATCAGATTATATGCTTGATGAACAGACCAAGTCACTGCTTCAGATAGAATTGAACACCATATCATCCTCATTTCCGGGTCTTAGCTGTCTTGTTAGTGAGCTTCACAG GTCCTTGCTCAACCATTATGGAGAAACTCTTGGGTTAGATCCCAGGAGGATTCCTGCCAATGCTGCTGTGAGTCGTTATGCAGAggccttggccaaagcttggATTGAGTTCAATAACCCGAA GGCCGCTGTTCTAGTTGTGGTTCAGATGGAGGAACGAAATATGTACGACCAGCACTGGCTTTGCTCTGTCTTGAGGGAAAGAT ATAATGTGAGGTCTATTCGAAAGACCTTAGCAGAAATTGATGCAGAGGCGAAACTTCAGCCTGATGGCACGTTACTTGT AGGTGGAGTCCCTGTAGCAGTTATTTATTTTAGAGCTGGTTATACCCCAAATGATTATCCTTCAGAATCG GAGTGGAGAGCCAGGCTACTCATGGAAGAGTCGGCTGCTATTAA GTTCCTTGACAACAAAGAAGACATTGCCAAGGTCCGGAAATGCTTCGCAGGGCTATGGAGCTTAGAAGACCCTGATATCATtggtaaagcaattgaaagcCCTGAGCTATTTGTCATGAAGCCCCAGAGGGAAGGGGGAG GGAACAACATCTACGATGGCAATGTGAGAGAAACCCTCTTGAGGCTGCAACGTGAAGGGACTGAGGAGGATGCTGCCTACATCCTTATGCAAAGAATTTTTCCGACCATTTCTCCCACAACTCTCATTCGTGATGGCATTTGTTATAAAGATCACGCCGTGTCAGAACTTGGGGTATATGGTGCTTATTTGAG GAACAAAGAGAATCTCATCGTAAACGAACAGTGTGGTTATTTAATGAGAACAAAGACATCGTCATCAAATGAAGGTGGAGTTGCTGCTGGATTCGCAGTTCTGGATAGCTTATACTTGACTTGA